The Diprion similis isolate iyDipSimi1 chromosome 11, iyDipSimi1.1, whole genome shotgun sequence genome includes a region encoding these proteins:
- the LOC124412429 gene encoding rab proteins geranylgeranyltransferase component A 1 isoform X1: MEDDLPTEYDVVVVGTGMTESIVAAAASRIGKRVLHLDSNEYYGGLWATFNFDGLQKWIEDLKSPKQNGADAAALLQADEKFLKASNQYSTVENIIEKWFISNDADLPVVSTKDTQTDGSGDAAANDGAEKSDEDKSEKKETVKQWSIDRIKKEYRKFNIDLAPKLLFARGELVELLISSNIARYAEFRAVSRVATYMDGKLTQVPCSRADVFANKTVSVVEKRMLMQLLTSCMEQGADSPEFNGFQDKTFLEYLDTKKLTPMVRHYVMQAIAMATDKTSTRDGVNRTKHFLNSLGRYGNTPFLWPMYGSGELPQCFCRLCAVFGGVYCLKRQLDGIVVGDGKCKAIITGKQRLALEHLVVGQGHLPPEIVSSSGEQQISRGIFITDRSIMQGEKENLTLLYYPPEETGQEAVTLIELGPSTNACPQGLFMVHVTCKRTKTAEEDLAYVTKKFLRAEVLDPNVTRNATDSHTQTVSPDKRHLQEGSSETKDDSLESPKPQVLWSLYLNLPASDIKLSDSAPNNVHLCSGPDLDLDFDFAVNQAKAIFKAMYPDEDFLPRAPDPEEIVLEGEEAPGPQFEGDKPEDGEEKQDVEKTEKEE; the protein is encoded by the exons ATGGAGGACGACCTGCCGACCGAATACGATGTTGTCGTCGTGGGCACag GAATGACCGAATCCATCGTCGCCGCGGCGGCTAGCAGGATCGGAAAAAGGGTTCTACACCTTGATAG CAATGAATACTACGGCGGTCTTTGGGCTACATTTAATTTCGATGGTCTACAAAAATGGATAGAAGATCTGAAATCTCCCAAACAGAACGGGGCAGATGCCGCTGCATTGCTTCAAgctgatgagaaatttttaaaagctAGCAACCAATATTCCACTGTTGAAAATATCATTGAAAAATGGTTCATTTCCAA TGATGCAGACCTGCCAGTAGTGTCCACGAAGGATACACAAACTGATGGCTCTGGAGATGCCGCAGCCAACGACGGAGCGGAAAAATCTGACGaagataaaagtgaaaaaaaagaaactgtcaAACAATGGAGCATCGATCGGATCAAAAAGGAATACCGAAAATTTAACATCGACTTGGCACCAAAG CTACTGTTTGCTCGCGGTGAACTGGTAGAACTTTTAATCTCTAGCAACATTGCCCGATATGCAGAGTTCAGAGCTGTTTCTCGAGTTGCTACCTATATGGATGGCAAGCTCACCCAAGTTCCGTGTTCAAGAGCAGATGTTTTTGCCAATAAAACTGTGAGTGTTGTGGAAAAGAGAATGCTGATGCAACTGCTGACGTCGTGCATGGAACAAGGAGCGGACAGTCCTGAATTCAATG GTTTCCAGGACAAAACATTCCTAGAGTATCTTGATACGAAAAAGCTTACCCCCATGGTACGACACTATGTGATGCAAGCCATAGCAATGGCCACTGATAAAACTTCCACAAGAGATGGAGTCAATCGTACTAAACATTTCCTAAACAGCCTTGGCCGCTATGGAAATACACCTTTTCTTTGGCCCATGTATGGAAGCGGTGAATTGCCTCAATGCTTTTGTCG TCTGTGCGCCGTTTTTGGCGGCGTGTATTGCCTGAAGAGACAACTAGACGGCATCGTAGTCGGGGATGGAAAATGCAAGGCTATTATAACTGGAAAGCAAAGACTGGCTTTGGAGCATTTGGTAGTTGGACAAGGGCACCTACCACCAGAAATTGTATCATCCAGTGGAGAGCAACAGATATCTcgtggaatttttattaccgaCAG atCCATTATGCAGGGGGAAAAGGAGAACTTAACACTGCTCTATTATCCTCCAGAAGAAACTGGCCAAGAAGCCGTAACTTTAATCGAACTTGGACCGTCAACAAACGCGTGCCCTCAAGGACTTT TTATGGTACATGTGACGTGCAAGAGAACCAAGACAGCTGAGGAAGATCTGGCGTACGTGACTAAGAAATTCCTGCGTGCCGAGGTACTTGATCCTAACGTCACTCGAAATGCCACCGATTCTCACACTCAGACTGTATCTCCCGACAAGAGACATCTCCAG GAAGGTTCTAGCGAGACCAAAGATGACAGCCTGGAAAGTCCTAAACCACAAGTTCTCTGGTCATTGTACTTGAATTTGCCAGCAAGTGATATTAAACTCAGCGATTCTGCTCCTAACAACGTGCACCTCTGTTCTGGGCCTGACTTGGAcctggacttcgactttgctGTGAATCAG GCCAAAGCGATATTCAAGGCCATGTATCCCGACGAAGATTTTCTACCTCGTGCCCCAGATCCTGAGGAAATAGTATTAGAAGGTGAGGAGGCTCCCGGGCCACAATTTGAGGGAGACAAGCCAGAAGACGGAGAAGAGAAACAAGATGttgagaaaacagaaaaagaagaatga
- the LOC124412429 gene encoding rab proteins geranylgeranyltransferase component A 1 isoform X2, giving the protein MEDDLPTEYDVVVVGTGMTESIVAAAASRIGKRVLHLDSNEYYGGLWATFNFDGLQKWIEDLKSPKQNGADAAALLQADEKFLKASNQYSTVENIIEKWFISNDADLPVVSTKDTQTDGSGDAAANDGAEKSDEDKSEKKETVKQWSIDRIKKEYRKFNIDLAPKLLFARGELVELLISSNIARYAEFRAVSRVATYMDGKLTQVPCSRADVFANKTVSVVEKRMLMQLLTSCMEQGADSPEFNGFQDKTFLEYLDTKKLTPMVRHYVMQAIAMATDKTSTRDGVNRTKHFLNSLGRYGNTPFLWPMYGSGELPQCFCRLCAVFGGVYCLKRQLDGIVVGDGKCKAIITGKQRLALEHLVVGQGHLPPEIVSSSGEQQISRGIFITDRSIMQGEKENLTLLYYPPEETGQEAVTLIELGPSTNACPQGLFMVHVTCKRTKTAEEDLAYVTKKFLRAEEGSSETKDDSLESPKPQVLWSLYLNLPASDIKLSDSAPNNVHLCSGPDLDLDFDFAVNQAKAIFKAMYPDEDFLPRAPDPEEIVLEGEEAPGPQFEGDKPEDGEEKQDVEKTEKEE; this is encoded by the exons ATGGAGGACGACCTGCCGACCGAATACGATGTTGTCGTCGTGGGCACag GAATGACCGAATCCATCGTCGCCGCGGCGGCTAGCAGGATCGGAAAAAGGGTTCTACACCTTGATAG CAATGAATACTACGGCGGTCTTTGGGCTACATTTAATTTCGATGGTCTACAAAAATGGATAGAAGATCTGAAATCTCCCAAACAGAACGGGGCAGATGCCGCTGCATTGCTTCAAgctgatgagaaatttttaaaagctAGCAACCAATATTCCACTGTTGAAAATATCATTGAAAAATGGTTCATTTCCAA TGATGCAGACCTGCCAGTAGTGTCCACGAAGGATACACAAACTGATGGCTCTGGAGATGCCGCAGCCAACGACGGAGCGGAAAAATCTGACGaagataaaagtgaaaaaaaagaaactgtcaAACAATGGAGCATCGATCGGATCAAAAAGGAATACCGAAAATTTAACATCGACTTGGCACCAAAG CTACTGTTTGCTCGCGGTGAACTGGTAGAACTTTTAATCTCTAGCAACATTGCCCGATATGCAGAGTTCAGAGCTGTTTCTCGAGTTGCTACCTATATGGATGGCAAGCTCACCCAAGTTCCGTGTTCAAGAGCAGATGTTTTTGCCAATAAAACTGTGAGTGTTGTGGAAAAGAGAATGCTGATGCAACTGCTGACGTCGTGCATGGAACAAGGAGCGGACAGTCCTGAATTCAATG GTTTCCAGGACAAAACATTCCTAGAGTATCTTGATACGAAAAAGCTTACCCCCATGGTACGACACTATGTGATGCAAGCCATAGCAATGGCCACTGATAAAACTTCCACAAGAGATGGAGTCAATCGTACTAAACATTTCCTAAACAGCCTTGGCCGCTATGGAAATACACCTTTTCTTTGGCCCATGTATGGAAGCGGTGAATTGCCTCAATGCTTTTGTCG TCTGTGCGCCGTTTTTGGCGGCGTGTATTGCCTGAAGAGACAACTAGACGGCATCGTAGTCGGGGATGGAAAATGCAAGGCTATTATAACTGGAAAGCAAAGACTGGCTTTGGAGCATTTGGTAGTTGGACAAGGGCACCTACCACCAGAAATTGTATCATCCAGTGGAGAGCAACAGATATCTcgtggaatttttattaccgaCAG atCCATTATGCAGGGGGAAAAGGAGAACTTAACACTGCTCTATTATCCTCCAGAAGAAACTGGCCAAGAAGCCGTAACTTTAATCGAACTTGGACCGTCAACAAACGCGTGCCCTCAAGGACTTT TTATGGTACATGTGACGTGCAAGAGAACCAAGACAGCTGAGGAAGATCTGGCGTACGTGACTAAGAAATTCCTGCGTGCCGAG GAAGGTTCTAGCGAGACCAAAGATGACAGCCTGGAAAGTCCTAAACCACAAGTTCTCTGGTCATTGTACTTGAATTTGCCAGCAAGTGATATTAAACTCAGCGATTCTGCTCCTAACAACGTGCACCTCTGTTCTGGGCCTGACTTGGAcctggacttcgactttgctGTGAATCAG GCCAAAGCGATATTCAAGGCCATGTATCCCGACGAAGATTTTCTACCTCGTGCCCCAGATCCTGAGGAAATAGTATTAGAAGGTGAGGAGGCTCCCGGGCCACAATTTGAGGGAGACAAGCCAGAAGACGGAGAAGAGAAACAAGATGttgagaaaacagaaaaagaagaatga